tgcattcataactgttgatgtgccatggatgttgttgtggtaatttggagcagtgtgcgtgcgttggcgtgcgtgtgatgtggtgtggactatggataggacggggtagtcacggcttgagtaattcactgggacccgatccttcgaggggtagtcacggcttgagtaattattgggaccctcgatttggttattaagtggaagtccgagcttgagtaattcgctggcaccaggttggatttaagagagctgtataggggatcagctcccatatgttatgattgatactacagggtgtgtgagtgctccaaattacctttttgatgttatgatgtgaaaatgatgttgatgttgcatttcactctacagggtgcattagttttagatagttatagagattatggttaaaattgatattttactctctgagtcgaacgctcactcctgttcaccacattttttccaggctacaggaggagacatttttcagaataacctgtccctttcctctcaggttatgaaaagattacttaattgtattattattctctaaatttgtaatttaggaatccgcatgtgctagtagtagcattaagcctgtcagggactgtatgaattcaagtttgcgtattaataaatgaaaagaaaaaattttacgagttttaaatggttataaatgaggtaacagggttgagctgggctcccctaatttttgtttctgataatttctgggctaagttggcccgaaatataattataacagtttaatttaaattattttatgtgcatattgggcctaaattgtgggcctggttatggatttgaggaatagttaggcttactacgggcctcgggggctttaagctggcccaggtcctagtgccggtccggctcataggttgggtcgtgacagtatTGAACAATTGTTTTCAATGAATTCTCTTATTAGCAAATCATCTCTTATTTTTATCCAACTCAGCTTTATTTTACTTCACATAGAATGtaagtttatatttaatataaaacacTTTCatagttttttatttaattaatttaattacaaaactacACTTGGCATGTTTACAATTCTACCCTATGGGGTGTGATAACTTTTAtcatatttgatttaaattttaccAAAAATGGTAAAATTTCCTAATAAATTATAAACTATAATTTTGGTATTTTCTAATTTATTAgcaaattttttttatctttcttgACACTTCCTCTCACATTCTACAAGCATATTTTGCCACTCAAGTTCGTtccaataaattaaagttaacttACCATGTTATGCATTAAAGAAACCATTTACCTTTGCACGAAGCCAATACTTAATGAACCATGAACCGAAGAGAAGAACATGTTAATGTTCTTGATTTTTATTTTAGCAATGGACCGCTTAGAATAACTTAATATAAATCGTTAGATTGTAACAATAAATTAACtagttattttaatatataaaacagTTTAatcgtattaaataaattaaactgTAATGTACCCAACACTCTCTAAATTTCTAAATTTAAGACCAAATTCTGCCGTGCTGGAGCTAAACTGGACCACCTATTCTGGAAACTCTGATGATATTATCAAATATTAATGATCTCCACCAGGCTCATCATTTATTCATAAAACAAATTTGaaatttcttttcccttttacccCTTTATTTGACAAAGATAGGAAAGATAAAAATCAAATCTTGGATTTGCCAATAACTTCAGCAGCAACTGGCCAACTGTCCATACAAAGAATTGTTGCAGCAAAATCTTTAAATACAAGAGTAGAAATCCAATAAGTTCCACGGAATAAGCAAGAGGGTATGCACACTAGAATTATAATAAAAACTCCATAGAATAGAAGCAAGAACATAGTTCACAATTAGAATTAGTTTGATGAAGATAAACGTAAATACCAAACATAAAGCTCAGTAATCTTCAATACCTTCCCCTTGTTATTCCATATATATGAGCAAAAAGAAGAACAAGATCATCTTAAGATAACTTGTTCACATATGTTAGATTACTACCTGTCGATTAAATTAAAACAACAATTCCCATACatcatcaaatataaattttcataCTGCGTAAAGCACATCCTTTATTTCTCATTAGAGCTCCCAAGGCTTGATAAATTGACAGAAATTAATGTTTGTAGATCATTAACAGAAGAAAcgttaaaaagaaaaacaaaaacagGCAAAAAAGTGCAAATGCACATAGAATCTTGTTTAACTGTGGGACATGAGACCTTACAAACTTGACTGAGCAACAGCATAATAATTCAAAGAAACGCCTTTGAACGCCTAATCAGGCAATGAAGAGAGAGCCAATTGACTGTAAGCGATAGCTTGTCCTCATGGTCTCTTAATGAGAGATTACCTTGAGAATGCATGAAAACTATACTCAATCTAGAGACAGGTAATCCTTGTCCTCATGGTCTCTTGGTCAGAGATTACCTTGAGAATGCATGAAAACTAAAAGGAGGATTCTGACCAAATCACAAgggaatttaaataaaaaaaaaaaaagcttctaCAGTCAATTCCAAACTATCAAGTACACATTTGATAATAGAATAACAAACATGGTTTCCAGATGCATATGATAGCACAAGCTTCTAAATGGTTGCCCCTAATGGCAGATAATTTGGTTTTTTGTATTCGCAAAAATTCCAAAAAGTTGCATATTCCTGTAAACTGGCAGCCTTAGTAAATCTTAAGGAATTTGCAAAATATAAGCTTTCAGAAGCTACATCCAACATTAAAATTGTAAAACATCACTCTTTGCTTGGGTCATTATGGTTTCAAAACTGAAGAAAAATCTGAAGAAGCCAACCTCCTACAAACATCCCCATGAGCATAAATGATCTTAGGCCCTTCTTTTTCGTGTAATGACATTCATTTGCTATATTCTTTCATTCTCTTTCAGTAATTGGTGATATAATTTTCCTTTGTTAGAAAATAAGGAAATCAATGACATGAACCATGAAATGCAGATCTATCGTGGAACTCAAAAGGACCAGATAAGATCACACACTAAAAAGCCACCAAGGAGTGGATGATCAAGACTCAAGAGGGATTTCAATCTTAACCCATCCAATATTGGCCTTTCATGGGATTCCAAACTTTGGATAGGATTATGAAAACACTAGCCATACAATTGAAAGAAATAATAGAGATGCCGCTAGACACTCGCCACTCGCCACTCGCCAACCCATATGTATGACTTGGTTCATATCCTTCCATAGAAAAACAGATACTTCAGTTATTTGCATGTTTGTTACCTTTAAAAGGACATCCACACTTTATTAACGTAATAAGATAGACATTACAAAGGACAAGATATTCtatccacaaaaaaaaaaaaaagaagaaaaaataaaaaaggtgaACAAAACCAAGAAATGCAACTCAACTTGCTATCGTTTTCAATAGAGAAGAGTATCTATATTGTCAACTATGTTTTCAGCTTTCAAACAAAATCTTATCAATTCAATCCTAATAATTAAGGAGACGATCAATGGCAGTTTGCAATTGAGTTTAGCAACAGAAAAGAAAAACCAAGCAGCATACCGTCTAGAATGTAATAAAAATTTCGCATGATCGCAAAGGGGAAAAAAAGTGACAAAATAACTAATGTCATATAGAAGATGTAAAGGGATCACTTTCATCATGTTAAACAAATAACTGAGGGGACAAAAAAAAGGAAGGGATAAAACTATAACTTAAGTAAACAATTACCATCATTACCAAATTCCCCACtctccccaaaaaaaaaaaaaaaaaaaaaaaaaccaatgaaGAAGAAACAGAGCGGCAATGGCTGCAGAAGCGGCTCTGCTCCATTTCCTCTTCTACTTCAATCCCCTGAAAAACAATCATCAAACCTCGAAAATGCAACAATCCACAAAGAATTAATTAACGGAGCATCATCATTAAGAGAAACACCCACATTGTTTCAGTTTTGATCAGTATTAgggcaatctctagcaaaatgaccTTCCTCACCGCAATTGTAACATGCCCCTCCTCCTCCTCCACCGGAGTATCCGCCGCCGTCGTATCTCCTACTTCCTATACCGCCGCCACCGGTTTGATAACAATCTCTCGCTAAATGACCATATCTCCCACAATTATAACACGCTCCACTGCCGCCGCCGCCGCCGCCGCCGCCATATCCACCACCAGTATTGTATCCAGAATCACCGCCTGACCCGCCACCCCAGCCACCTCTCCCATAACCAGCATCGCCTCGACCACTACCACCTCCTCTCCTCCTCCCGCCATAGAATCCTCTCCCACTACCCTGGTAGCGAGCGCCGCGCGGGGCACGGCGAGATCTAAAGATACTGACGACATCGACAGCCTTGGTACGGCCGTCCTCTCCAAAATCGATGGCGAACTCGACGGGCTGGCCCTCGGACAGTGTCCTAAAGCCATCAGATTGGATGGAGGTCTGGTGAACAAATAGATCCTCGCCGCCGTCGTCCGGAGCAATGAAGCCGAAACCTTTCTGTGCACTGAACCAACTGACAGAGCCAGTGGATCTCTTACCCTCCGCCATGAAATCTTCTAGAAAAATCTAGAAGTTTCTGAAAACTCGTAAGTGGCTGTTTGAGGTTGGATTGTGTTGAGAAGTAGCGTTTATGTGATAGGGTTTTGTGGTTTTTATAGTCTGTTTGAGTTGGTTAGGGCGGGACCAGATGTGTTAGGATCGGACGGTATCCACTGTTTTCGATTTCTATCCTACAGTTAATAAGCGTTTGCTAGTTTATCCGTACGTGTTTTGACTTTGACCGATCCGCtaaaatttgtttttattttattcgaATGCCAAATATCCTTTTAGTCCTTATTTAATATCTATCCGTACATATTTTGCCGATGGATagtagttaaatttttttttttattatttttaaatatgcaGTAGGCCCAATTAGCCGAATTTCAATCGATAGATTACGTAACAAAATGCAATCATCTCTTTTTAACAAACTCTACTATGTAAGGTTTGatttaattgataaaatttattcaattttctcattgaattaaaattttaaattttattaattatttctttttatgtataatttgtaaattctaaaaatttgtgATAAGTTTAAACATGATAATTACTTGAGTATTTTTAAGTATTTAACTCCATCAAATCCTATTAAAATAAATTgagataatatataattaaacttaaaataaatttaaatttaaaaaatgatgTCTCTATTGAGTTTTATTTGAGTTTGGATTTATGTGTTAAGTATCGGTTATctgaaaattatttatataattaaatataatatatatttttataatagtatttatgcatattttttatattatattatattttagatgaataatatttaaatatctttatagaattattaaattttaaaatataaattattaataaaatgtataatttcatgtagattttaattaaaatatatatgaattaaataaaaaattaaatattataaatatattaataattaagtttaataataaaaatagatAAATTCAAATAGAATAATATTAACAGTATCCTAACTATTACTATTCCTAAACAAGCCTTGTAAACCTTTTATGATAATTCGCGATTAATAAATTGATAGAGCTAAATTCAATGGATTTCCATGCATTACATGAAGGAACAATCCAATTAAGACGAACTAAATTAACAAGCTAACTAATGCATCAATCACATAGCCCCCATGGGAGGTAATTCATAATTGACATTGCCAAAGCTGTGGCCAACGTTGCATTCTTgacattattataattattaaaaaaaatcaacaaaATATTCTTAACGTTAATATACAAGAAGGTTAATAAACTTTTAAAGTTAACTTCTAAATTAAGTCGACTCTCTTTAatttattaagaaaaaataaaaacagGTAGAAACCCATTGGGCCTTTTATCAACTTGGGCAGTGCTGCTGCTAATGCCGATCAACAGCAATTGGATACTGCTATTTTAAATACTAGcccaattatttaatttattgctCTGATGCTATTTTGACTTTGTGGCAAAGTAAACATTCCATCAATATAATAAAATACtaagtttatttatttaatattattaattagagTTTAAATTTCAAAACTAGACCATAATAATTTTTTTGGTAAATCCCCAATGTATTGGCAACTGATTACAATATCAGAGTAGGAAGCAAAACATGTTGTGTTAGTAATCAAGTCAATTGTCCAAAAAAGTAGAATATTTATCTGGAGCAGGTGATTGAAAGAGTCCACATCTTTTTGACGGGACATGCATGGAGCAGATGATCATGCAGTGCCTTGCCCTCCAAGTTGCTTAAACTCTGCTTTATTTTCTGGCCATGCATGTAGTTTTCCACTGCTCTTTTAACCTCCTCCATTCAAgtcactttctttttttttttttaaaatacatcATCATTCATCTAAATTATTTGAGCTTTTGTATATTAGAcacttaaattaattttatgacctATTTAAcacttaaatttaaaaatattattataattaaacacaAAATTATCATATCAACAGTTTAAACTAGTAAAAAATGGACTCACTTTTTATGGACTATACTCTGATTctcaaaggggaaaaaaaaaaaagtaaatgaaGAGATAAAAGGAAGTGTGGAATGTGAAAATGGGGGAGAGAACATTTGAGTTGGAATATCAATTTCACATTCACTCATCATCCCTCCAAAAGATGCTTGAATCTCACACCATTAACTTTCTTAAAGCCATCCATCTTGTGAAACTTATATTTTGGCAATCCATCAATCTCTTTCTTTGTTGCTCCATCCAAATTTTCAGTACTCGATTTGAATCTGCATTAGGAAATTGCGAGTTTGGTAATGGAGTTTTTATTGCATATGTGTGGAGAGAGGATAGGAAGAAGAGCTATAATTTAGTCCTTTTTTGAGAGAATTAATAGTCAGTAAaaagtagatttttttttttaaattattttatagatCATTGCTGATATGATAATTTTGTGTtcaattgtaataatttttgtaagGTCAAGTGTTTAATAGGTTACAAATTAATTTGAGTATGCAGTAGGCAAAacacttatttatttataataattaaaattaaaattttcgtaataaaaggaacaattatttattttatatgaaaataaacttattaattattttaaataatagaattcaaatgaattttattattttaaaaggtATTTTAAATACAGAATTTTTCTACAAAATCATTcggattaaattttttaaataaaattaaattaaattttaccaTAAGAATATTTTAAACAGAACTCACTAAAGAAACAAACTAGTAGTAACCATCCTAGGCCAGGAAAGGAAACCCTAACCATGCATATCATATCACCTCTAAAATAGCCCAACAGTTAAGTAAGGGTCTGAAGAGCTTTTTCGTTGTACGCCTCTCCCGTCAAGACATGAAGGACAACATTTGATAGCCACTCGAATGGAGGGGAGATGCTATCCTTATATTCCTTAAATAATATATTCCTACAATGTATTGAAGGAGATGGACATTATAAATTACGAATATATATAAGGCAACCTCTGTTACACAATTAAGGCCACAATCAATTTATCTAATAATTTTTGAAGAGAATCTTCACTATGGTTTGTTAATTTCTGTTATTTATTCACTACGGTTTTatatttgttttttttatttttttatttattttttattacacaaTAAAACTTTTTTCTAACTCTTAATAATCGATTCTAAGTAATATACTAATGTGGACAATCCAAAATGACGATAATGTAAATGATTACTATTAATTTTTGAAAACAGAGTTTCTTTAATCagctattatatatttaatacttTATTATGTCATATGATTGAGATTCTTTCatgattaatttatataaaaaaattacaacTAATTTTATTACTATCACATAAAAAAGAGAGAATTATTTAATTCGCTATTATTTTGAATTACAATCAACTATTAACGATTAAaagattttattataaaaaatcttaaaattcactgataattttattataaccCCTAGAGTTCAGagataattcttaaaatttatacTACAAATATATGTTTTTGCTTTAGGGCGCAATTGAAATAATAGTGAAAATTATCTTTAAAGATTAATAAAGGTGAGCTCTTCTAACGTGATTTTTTTCGATCACAAAAATTCAAACTTGAGACATTCCTTAAGAGAATCGAGTCTCAGTTGGCACTAAGTTTTCaattattaagattttttttttatatattttaattttattatattaaataagcTATAAAAGAAGTTATAAGTAATAAACGTGTTAactaaattaaaatatgaatagtGATTATGGGAGGAAGAAATTAGGGGAGGGGGGGAGAGACATGTGGTGGGTTTGTGTTTGAAAGTCCGACTAGGGTGTTTGAAAGTCAGACTAGGAGAACCATTGGATCACGACTCTCCGTTttctttccttattttatattctATTCAGCGATCTCAAAGCTGTTGCAACCTTCCGCC
This is a stretch of genomic DNA from Hevea brasiliensis isolate MT/VB/25A 57/8 chromosome 12, ASM3005281v1, whole genome shotgun sequence. It encodes these proteins:
- the LOC110655045 gene encoding glycine-rich protein 2, giving the protein MAEGKRSTGSVSWFSAQKGFGFIAPDDGGEDLFVHQTSIQSDGFRTLSEGQPVEFAIDFGEDGRTKAVDVVSIFRSRRAPRGARYQGSGRGFYGGRRRGGGSGRGDAGYGRGGWGGGSGGDSGYNTGGGYGGGGGGGGSGACYNCGRYGHLARDCYQTGGGGIGSRRYDGGGYSGGGGGGACYNCGEEGHFARDCPNTDQN